The DNA region GGGTCGGTCCAAGTGATCTTCGATCAAGACGATCTGGCCATCGCGGACTTCGAAGACGGTGAAGAGCGTCTGATCCACCGCCGCGCCGCTTTCCCTGCCGCGTGTGTGAATCCGAAGCGTGCCAAGAGCCCAGCCGCCACCCGCATCAACGAGGTCCACCACCGTTATTCGCCAGTCCTCAACCGCCTCCGACCACACCGCCAGCGCACGAGTGATCCCGTCGTACCCCCGAAACTCCTCCTCGGTCGGAAAGGGCGGTCTCCAGACGACCTCCGGATGAAGTCGCTCACGCAATCTCTTCCCATCAGGGGTGTCAGCGAACGGAACGTCCGGGCTGCGCGAGTAACTGGCGAGAGCGCGATCAAGATCCTCGAAGTAGGCCCGCACCAGTTGAACGTCAGTCTGCGACATCGCCCGCGCAGTATCTCGCGACGGGGAGGGGGACGGTTGGGCAGCCGCACCGCCACGGCGTAGGACGGCCCCAGTGGCTCGGCGTAAGAAAAACCAGAAAATCTCAGGGTGGACTCAGTGAAGTGAGCGCCCTACTCCCGCAGCCCGACGGCTTCGAGGGCTCGGTCTGTCTTTACACTCGGCTCCGTGAAGCCGATCAGGGGAGGTCTGCTTTCAGCAGTCGGGGCCGCTCTGTTGTTGCTTGCGCTCCCCCCAGCGATCTCATGGGCGACCTATCCGGGCGCCAACGGGCGGATCGCCTTCGCCGGCCGCCCCGGCGGAACGCAGAACTACGACATTTTCACCGTCCTCCCGAGCGGCTTCGGGTTGCAGCAACTTACCCACGACAGGCCCGGCGAGCATGATCCCTCATGGTCGGCTGACGGCCAACGCCTCGTTTACATCGACGGCGCAGGCGCCCTCGGCGGGCAGGTATTCGCGATGAGCGCCGACGGAGAAAACCGGAGACGGGTTGTTGACGACAAC from Solirubrobacterales bacterium includes:
- a CDS encoding nuclear transport factor 2 family protein, yielding MSQTDVQLVRAYFEDLDRALASYSRSPDVPFADTPDGKRLRERLHPEVVWRPPFPTEEEFRGYDGITRALAVWSEAVEDWRITVVDLVDAGGGWALGTLRIHTRGRESGAAVDQTLFTVFEVRDGQIVLIEDHLDRPEALEAAGL